In a genomic window of Streptomyces sp. SJL17-4:
- a CDS encoding 2-oxo-4-hydroxy-4-carboxy-5-ureidoimidazoline decarboxylase — MPAQNQGPSVRGLAGFNAASPVEAEALLLSCCHSLRWAERVAAHRPYPTVDALLAAADEAGYDLPRADLDEALAAESSALPHPDAPPAARTALRAAHAAYESSFGHAFVISLDGVRPGERLDQVLAGIRSRLGNEPEEERVIAAEELRRLARARLAFRLTEVLTPRHSGP, encoded by the coding sequence ATACCCGCCCAGAACCAGGGCCCCTCCGTCCGCGGCCTCGCGGGCTTCAACGCCGCCTCGCCCGTCGAGGCCGAGGCCCTGCTCCTGTCGTGCTGCCACAGCCTCCGCTGGGCCGAACGGGTGGCGGCGCACCGTCCGTACCCCACCGTCGACGCGCTGCTCGCCGCCGCCGACGAGGCCGGGTACGACCTGCCCCGCGCCGACCTCGACGAGGCCCTGGCCGCCGAGTCCTCGGCGCTGCCGCACCCCGACGCGCCGCCGGCCGCGCGGACCGCCCTGCGGGCCGCCCACGCCGCGTACGAGAGCAGCTTCGGACACGCGTTCGTGATCAGCCTCGACGGAGTGCGGCCCGGGGAGCGTCTCGACCAGGTATTGGCAGGCATTCGGTCACGTCTCGGCAACGAACCGGAGGAGGAACGCGTGATCGCCGCCGAGGAACTGAGGCGGCTCGCCCGCGCACGGCTGGCGTTCCGCCTCACGGAGGTCCTCACACCGCGACACTCCGGGCCGTGA
- a CDS encoding succinate dehydrogenase iron-sulfur subunit, protein MATPVLDKVEADSAASPYITVTMRIRRFNPEVSDASVWEDFQIEIDPKERVLDALHKIKWDVDGTLTFRRSCAHGICGSDAMRINGKNRLACKTLIKDINPEKPITVEAIKGLTVLKDLVVDMEPFFQAYRDVMPFLVTKGNEPTRERLQSAEDRERFDDTTKCILCAACTSSCPVFWNDGQYFGPAAIVNAHRFIFDSRDEAGEQRLEILNDKDGVWRCRTTFNCTDACPRGIEVTKAIQEVKRALITRRF, encoded by the coding sequence ATGGCTACCCCCGTACTGGACAAGGTCGAGGCGGACTCCGCCGCCTCCCCCTACATCACGGTCACGATGCGGATCCGCCGCTTCAACCCCGAGGTGTCGGACGCGTCGGTCTGGGAGGACTTCCAGATCGAGATCGACCCGAAGGAGCGTGTGCTCGACGCCCTCCACAAGATCAAGTGGGACGTCGACGGCACGCTGACCTTCCGTCGCTCGTGCGCGCACGGCATCTGCGGCTCGGACGCGATGCGGATCAACGGCAAGAACAGGCTCGCCTGCAAGACGCTGATCAAGGACATCAACCCCGAGAAGCCGATCACGGTCGAGGCCATCAAGGGCCTCACGGTCCTCAAGGACCTCGTGGTCGACATGGAGCCCTTCTTCCAGGCGTACCGGGACGTCATGCCGTTCCTGGTCACCAAGGGCAACGAGCCGACGCGCGAGCGTCTGCAGTCCGCCGAGGACCGCGAGCGCTTCGACGACACCACCAAGTGCATCCTGTGCGCCGCGTGCACGTCGTCCTGCCCGGTCTTCTGGAACGACGGCCAGTACTTCGGTCCGGCCGCGATCGTCAACGCGCACCGCTTCATCTTCGACTCGCGTGACGAGGCCGGCGAGCAGCGCCTGGAGATCCTGAACGACAAGGACGGCGTGTGGCGTTGCCGCACGACGTTCAACTGCACGGACGCCTGCCCGCGTGGCATCGAGGTCACCAAGGCGATCCAGGAAGTCAAGCGCGCGCTGATCACGCGTCGCTTCTGA
- a CDS encoding succinate dehydrogenase hydrophobic membrane anchor subunit codes for MSADTTSTTIGPVEGGAHYDVDNPAPYIEAPRKRTGKTPRATRGNFEMAAWLFMRLSGVVLVVLVLGHLLIQLFLDGGVSKIGFAFVAGRWASPFWQVWDLLMLWLAMLHGANGLRTVINDYAERANTRLWLKGLLYTATVFTILLGTLVIFTFDPNIR; via the coding sequence ATGTCTGCTGACACCACCTCCACCACGATCGGTCCCGTCGAGGGCGGCGCCCACTACGACGTGGACAACCCCGCGCCGTACATCGAGGCCCCCCGCAAGCGCACCGGCAAGACCCCGCGCGCGACCCGCGGCAACTTCGAGATGGCCGCGTGGCTCTTCATGCGCCTCTCGGGCGTGGTCCTCGTCGTCCTGGTCCTCGGTCACCTGCTGATCCAGCTCTTCCTGGACGGCGGCGTCTCCAAGATCGGCTTCGCCTTCGTGGCCGGCCGCTGGGCGTCCCCGTTCTGGCAGGTCTGGGACCTGCTGATGCTCTGGCTCGCCATGCTGCACGGCGCCAACGGCCTCCGTACCGTCATCAACGACTACGCGGAGCGGGCCAACACGCGCCTGTGGCTCAAGGGCCTGCTGTACACCGCCACGGTGTTCACCATCCTTCTGGGCACGCTGGTGATCTTCACCTTCGACCCGAACATCCGCTAG
- a CDS encoding type II toxin-antitoxin system VapC family toxin — MIVVDAGALVMLLSDAGPVGTALRRRVKGERLLAPYLVDVEVMSALLGRHRGGKLTDRELEDACKAFAELPLRRSEHLFLLPRVRELYANLTAYDAVYVALAEGYDVPLVTSDGRIKDGARATRAKCPVEVFNDNTHGVP; from the coding sequence GTGATCGTCGTGGACGCCGGTGCGCTGGTGATGCTGCTCTCCGACGCGGGGCCGGTCGGCACGGCGCTGAGGCGACGGGTGAAGGGCGAGCGGCTGCTGGCCCCGTATCTGGTGGACGTCGAGGTGATGTCCGCGCTCCTGGGAAGGCATCGCGGCGGCAAGCTGACCGACCGGGAACTGGAAGACGCCTGCAAGGCGTTCGCGGAACTCCCGCTGCGCAGGTCGGAGCACCTGTTTCTGCTGCCGCGGGTGCGTGAGCTGTACGCGAACCTCACCGCGTACGACGCCGTGTACGTCGCGCTCGCCGAGGGATACGACGTGCCGCTGGTGACGAGTGACGGCCGGATCAAGGACGGCGCGCGGGCCACTCGGGCCAAGTGCCCGGTCGAGGTGTTCAACGACAACACCCACGGGGTGCCGTAG
- a CDS encoding RNA polymerase sigma factor, with protein MLGDDAELTAAVLAAQDGDENAFRTVYRAVHPRLLGYIRTLVGDTEAEDVASEAWLQIARDLDRFDGDADRFRGWAARIARNRALDHIRMRGRRPAVGADETELTDKPAASDTAGEALEALATGHTMQLIAQLPQDQAEAVVLRVVVGLDAKTAADTLGKRPGAVRTAAHRGLKKLAELLGVDGETAGADGAGEAVVPLDGVPPQRGRVPGPVAPGGVTQSRPRTQKDM; from the coding sequence GTGCTGGGGGACGACGCGGAGCTGACGGCCGCGGTGCTCGCTGCGCAGGACGGGGACGAGAACGCGTTCCGTACTGTGTATCGCGCCGTGCATCCACGGTTGCTCGGTTACATACGCACACTGGTCGGCGACACCGAGGCGGAGGACGTCGCCTCGGAGGCCTGGCTCCAGATAGCCCGCGACCTCGACCGTTTCGACGGCGACGCGGACCGCTTCCGCGGCTGGGCGGCCCGGATCGCCCGCAACCGCGCCCTCGACCACATCCGCATGCGCGGCAGGCGCCCCGCAGTCGGCGCCGACGAGACCGAACTCACCGACAAGCCCGCCGCGTCCGACACCGCGGGCGAAGCCCTGGAGGCGCTGGCCACCGGCCACACCATGCAGTTGATCGCCCAGCTCCCGCAGGACCAGGCCGAGGCGGTCGTCCTGCGCGTCGTCGTCGGCCTCGACGCCAAGACCGCCGCCGACACCCTGGGGAAACGCCCCGGAGCCGTCCGCACCGCGGCCCACCGCGGCCTCAAGAAGCTTGCCGAACTCCTCGGGGTCGACGGCGAGACGGCCGGGGCCGACGGCGCAGGTGAGGCCGTCGTCCCGCTGGACGGTGTGCCTCCGCAACGCGGGCGCGTGCCGGGGCCGGTGGCCCCCGGCGGTGTGACGCAATCGCGTCCGCGTACGCAGAAGGACATGTGA
- a CDS encoding Clp protease N-terminal domain-containing protein, whose product MTNPVGPNIPVRLDELIDAIKKVHTDALEQLSDAVMAADHLGDVADHLIGHFVDQARRSGASWTDIGRSMGVTRQAAQKRFVPKDPDAEKMVPSAGFNRFTPRARNVVMASQNEATAVGNGEITTGHLVLGLLAEPEGLAAFWIQTKGVTLDQVREAAAATLPPAVDDPPTLVPYDAAAKKILELTFREALRLGHNYVGTEHILLALLEYEDGTGVLTGLGLDKATAEREISETIASVAIPAPAPEEQA is encoded by the coding sequence ATGACGAATCCAGTCGGCCCGAACATCCCTGTCCGTCTCGACGAACTCATCGACGCGATCAAGAAGGTCCACACGGACGCCCTGGAACAGCTCTCCGATGCCGTCATGGCGGCGGACCACCTCGGCGATGTCGCCGACCACCTCATCGGCCACTTCGTGGACCAGGCCCGGCGCTCCGGCGCCTCCTGGACCGACATCGGCCGCAGCATGGGCGTCACCCGCCAGGCGGCCCAGAAGCGGTTCGTGCCCAAGGACCCGGACGCGGAGAAGATGGTCCCGAGCGCCGGGTTCAACCGCTTCACCCCCCGCGCCCGGAACGTGGTGATGGCCTCCCAGAACGAGGCCACGGCCGTCGGCAACGGCGAGATCACCACCGGCCACCTGGTACTCGGCCTGCTCGCCGAGCCCGAGGGGCTCGCGGCGTTCTGGATCCAGACGAAGGGCGTGACCCTCGACCAGGTCCGCGAGGCCGCCGCCGCGACCCTGCCGCCGGCCGTCGACGATCCGCCCACCCTCGTCCCGTACGACGCGGCGGCGAAGAAGATCCTGGAGCTGACGTTCCGCGAGGCGCTGCGCCTCGGGCACAACTACGTCGGCACCGAGCACATCCTGCTCGCGCTCCTGGAGTACGAGGACGGTACGGGTGTCCTGACCGGCCTCGGCCTCGACAAGGCGACGGCGGAGCGGGAGATCTCCGAGACGATCGCCTCGGTGGCGATCCCGGCCCCCGCCCCGGAGGAACAGGCCTGA
- the sdhC gene encoding succinate dehydrogenase, cytochrome b556 subunit encodes MPAGTLYRGREGMWSWVAHRVTGVLIFFFLFVHVLDTALVRVSPEAYDEVVATYKTPIVALLEYGLVAAILFHALNGLRVIAVDFWSKGPRYQKQMLWTVVGIWVVLMAGSLYPVLGHAARELFGS; translated from the coding sequence GTGCCGGCTGGAACGCTGTACCGCGGCCGGGAAGGAATGTGGAGCTGGGTGGCTCATCGAGTCACCGGCGTCCTCATCTTCTTCTTCCTGTTCGTACACGTGCTGGACACCGCTCTCGTCCGCGTCTCCCCCGAGGCGTACGACGAGGTCGTCGCGACCTACAAGACGCCGATCGTCGCTCTTCTGGAGTACGGCCTCGTCGCAGCCATCCTCTTCCACGCGCTGAACGGCCTCCGGGTCATCGCCGTGGACTTCTGGTCCAAGGGCCCGCGCTACCAGAAGCAGATGCTCTGGACCGTCGTGGGCATCTGGGTCGTGCTGATGGCGGGCTCGCTGTACCCCGTCCTCGGCCACGCCGCACGTGAACTGTTCGGGAGCTGA
- the sdhA gene encoding succinate dehydrogenase flavoprotein subunit encodes MKIHKYDTVIVGAGGAGMRAAIESTKRSRTAVLTKLYPTRSHTGAAQGGMAAALANVEEDNWEWHTFDTVKGGDYLVDQDAAEILAKEAIDAVLDLEKMGLPFNRTPNGTIDQRRFGGHSRNHGEAPVRRSCYAADRTGHMILQTLYQNCVKEGVEFFNEFYVLDQLITEVDGVKKSAGVVAYELATGEIHIFQAKAVIYASGGTGKFFKVTSNAHTLTGDGQAACYRRGLPLEDMEFFQFHPTGIWRMGILLTEGARGEGGILRNKDGERFMEKYAPVMKDLASRDVVSRSIYTEIREGRGCGPEGDHVYLDLTHLPPEQLDAKLPDITEFARTYLGIEPYTDPIPIQPTAHYAMGGIPTNVEGEVLADNTTVVPGLYAAGEVACVSVHGANRLGTNSLLDINVFGKRSGIAAAEYSAKHDFVELPENPESLVVAQIEKLRNSTGNERVADIRRELQETMDANVMVFRTEQTIKTAVEKIAELRERYENVSIQDKGKRFNTDLLEAIELGNLLELAEVMAVSALARKESRGGHYREDYPNRDDVNFMRHTMAYREVGEDGSETVRLDYKPVVQTRYQPMERKY; translated from the coding sequence ATGAAGATCCACAAGTACGACACCGTCATCGTCGGCGCCGGTGGCGCCGGCATGCGCGCCGCCATCGAGTCGACGAAGCGCAGCCGCACCGCCGTGCTGACGAAGCTCTACCCCACCCGGTCCCACACGGGCGCCGCGCAGGGCGGCATGGCCGCCGCGCTCGCCAACGTGGAGGAGGACAACTGGGAGTGGCACACCTTCGACACGGTCAAGGGCGGTGACTACCTGGTCGACCAGGACGCCGCCGAGATCCTGGCGAAGGAGGCCATCGACGCCGTCCTCGACCTGGAGAAGATGGGCCTGCCGTTCAACCGGACCCCGAACGGCACCATCGACCAGCGCCGCTTCGGCGGCCACTCCCGCAACCACGGCGAGGCGCCGGTCCGCCGGTCCTGCTACGCCGCGGACCGCACCGGTCACATGATCCTCCAGACGCTGTACCAGAACTGCGTCAAGGAGGGCGTGGAGTTCTTCAACGAGTTCTACGTCCTGGACCAGCTGATCACCGAGGTCGACGGCGTCAAGAAGTCCGCCGGCGTGGTCGCGTACGAGCTGGCCACCGGCGAGATCCACATCTTCCAGGCCAAGGCCGTGATCTACGCCTCCGGCGGCACGGGCAAGTTCTTCAAGGTGACCTCCAACGCGCACACCCTCACGGGTGACGGCCAGGCGGCCTGCTACCGCCGCGGTCTGCCGCTGGAGGACATGGAGTTCTTCCAGTTCCACCCGACGGGCATCTGGCGCATGGGCATCCTGCTGACGGAGGGCGCCCGTGGTGAGGGCGGCATCCTCCGCAACAAGGACGGCGAGCGCTTCATGGAGAAGTACGCGCCGGTCATGAAGGACCTCGCGTCCCGTGACGTCGTCTCGCGCTCCATCTACACGGAGATCCGCGAGGGCCGCGGCTGCGGTCCCGAGGGCGACCACGTCTACCTGGACCTGACGCACCTCCCGCCGGAGCAGCTCGACGCCAAGCTCCCGGACATCACCGAGTTCGCCCGTACGTACCTCGGCATCGAGCCGTACACGGACCCGATCCCGATCCAGCCCACCGCGCACTACGCCATGGGCGGCATCCCGACCAACGTCGAGGGTGAGGTCCTGGCGGACAACACCACCGTCGTCCCGGGCCTGTACGCGGCCGGCGAGGTCGCCTGTGTCTCCGTGCACGGCGCCAACCGTCTGGGCACCAACTCGCTGCTCGACATCAACGTCTTCGGCAAGCGGTCCGGCATCGCCGCCGCCGAGTACTCCGCCAAGCACGACTTCGTCGAGCTGCCGGAGAACCCTGAGTCCCTGGTCGTCGCGCAGATCGAGAAGCTGCGCAACTCCACGGGCAACGAGCGGGTGGCCGACATCCGTCGTGAGCTCCAGGAGACGATGGACGCCAACGTGATGGTGTTCCGTACGGAGCAGACCATCAAGACGGCCGTCGAGAAGATCGCCGAGCTGCGCGAGCGCTACGAGAACGTGTCCATCCAGGACAAGGGCAAGCGCTTCAACACGGACCTCCTGGAGGCCATCGAGCTGGGCAACCTGCTCGAACTGGCCGAGGTCATGGCCGTCTCGGCCCTGGCGCGCAAGGAGTCCCGCGGCGGTCACTACCGCGAGGACTACCCGAACCGCGACGACGTCAACTTCATGCGCCACACCATGGCGTACCGCGAGGTCGGCGAGGACGGCTCCGAGACCGTCCGTCTCGACTACAAGCCGGTCGTCCAGACCCGCTACCAGCCGATGGAGCGTAAGTACTGA
- a CDS encoding glycoside hydrolase family 20 protein produces the protein MMRYSIRGPHKGPALLATAVALATVAACSNGSPSGSGTSAASGTTSGTSASAVPTSAPPSPTPTPTGTYPLSTAPRTIPAVRDHEAARGPGWKPAAPAGVVVAANSAGLADEGRLLAGELGIPYRGTVAAGPGDVELALGGTGARESYTLTVRDNRVRITGPDEAGVFYGTRTLKQSVKGTGAMPEGVVTDAPAKPQRGLNVDIARKYFTAGWIEDRLREMADLKLNQFGLHFSDDQGFRIASDSHPEIVSAQHLSKAEVRRILALAQSLHITVVPEIDSPGHLGAVLRAHPDLQLRNVQGVPRQGAIDISKPASAQIVDDLLREYSALFPGGWFHVGADEYQALTVRSPSTSYPQLATAARQRYGPQAGVQDLAEGWLNDRAAVVRAAGKTAKAWNDGFFRGGVVTADQRIEVEYWTGKEIGARPPAEYLAEGRRVVNLNDEYLYYVLGEPNQFTYPTGRRIYEQWTPLVLRGTTPVAARYDPQILGARFAVWCDLSAAQTQAQVANGIRMPLTALAQKVWDARTPTLTWNQFSALATQVR, from the coding sequence ATGATGCGGTACTCCATACGAGGGCCCCACAAGGGCCCCGCACTTCTGGCGACGGCGGTGGCACTGGCCACCGTGGCGGCCTGCTCCAACGGATCACCGTCCGGCTCGGGCACGTCCGCCGCCTCCGGCACGACCTCCGGTACGTCCGCGAGCGCGGTGCCCACCAGCGCCCCGCCCAGCCCGACGCCCACGCCGACCGGGACCTACCCGCTCTCGACCGCGCCCCGCACCATCCCCGCGGTCCGCGACCACGAGGCCGCCCGAGGCCCCGGCTGGAAGCCCGCGGCCCCCGCCGGAGTCGTCGTCGCGGCGAACAGCGCGGGCCTCGCCGACGAGGGCAGGCTGCTCGCCGGGGAGCTCGGCATCCCGTACCGCGGGACCGTCGCCGCCGGGCCCGGGGACGTCGAGCTGGCGCTCGGCGGGACCGGCGCCCGCGAGTCGTACACCCTGACCGTCCGCGACAACCGGGTCCGGATCACCGGCCCCGACGAGGCCGGGGTCTTCTACGGCACCCGCACCCTCAAGCAGTCGGTGAAGGGCACCGGCGCGATGCCCGAGGGCGTCGTCACCGACGCGCCCGCGAAGCCCCAGCGCGGACTGAACGTCGACATCGCCCGCAAGTACTTCACCGCGGGCTGGATCGAGGACCGGCTCCGCGAGATGGCCGACCTCAAGCTGAACCAGTTCGGTCTGCACTTCTCCGACGACCAGGGCTTCCGGATCGCCTCGGACTCCCACCCCGAGATCGTCTCCGCCCAGCACCTCAGCAAGGCCGAGGTCCGCCGGATCCTCGCCCTCGCGCAGAGCCTGCACATCACCGTCGTGCCCGAGATCGACTCGCCCGGACACCTCGGCGCCGTCCTGCGCGCCCACCCGGACCTCCAGCTGCGCAACGTCCAGGGGGTCCCACGGCAGGGCGCCATCGACATCTCGAAGCCGGCCTCGGCGCAGATCGTCGACGATCTGCTGCGCGAGTACTCCGCGCTCTTCCCCGGCGGCTGGTTCCACGTCGGCGCCGACGAGTACCAGGCGCTGACCGTCCGCAGCCCCTCCACCTCGTACCCGCAGCTGGCCACGGCCGCCCGGCAGAGGTACGGGCCCCAGGCCGGTGTCCAGGACCTCGCGGAGGGCTGGCTGAACGACCGCGCCGCCGTCGTGCGCGCGGCCGGGAAGACGGCCAAGGCCTGGAACGACGGCTTCTTCCGCGGCGGCGTCGTCACCGCCGACCAGCGCATCGAGGTCGAGTACTGGACGGGCAAGGAGATCGGCGCGCGGCCGCCCGCGGAGTACCTGGCCGAGGGCCGCAGGGTCGTGAACCTCAACGACGAGTACCTGTACTACGTCCTCGGCGAGCCGAACCAGTTCACGTACCCCACGGGCCGCCGCATCTACGAGCAGTGGACCCCGCTGGTCCTGCGCGGCACGACACCGGTGGCCGCGCGGTACGACCCGCAGATCCTGGGTGCCCGGTTCGCGGTCTGGTGCGACCTGTCGGCCGCCCAGACGCAGGCGCAGGTGGCGAACGGCATCCGGATGCCCCTGACGGCCCTCGCCCAGAAGGTCTGGGACGCGCGGACCCCGACGCTGACCTGGAACCAGTTCAGCGCGCTGGCGACGCAGGTGCGCTGA
- a CDS encoding antitoxin, with protein sequence MATLYVRDLSEEALTELKIRAARNRQSLQAYARTLLEQEAATPSLEDVVDRIQDRVTARLSTKDVLDDLDRGRRRE encoded by the coding sequence ATGGCCACTCTCTATGTGCGCGACCTGTCCGAAGAGGCGCTGACCGAGCTGAAGATACGGGCCGCCCGCAACCGGCAGTCCCTGCAGGCGTATGCGCGGACGCTGCTGGAGCAGGAGGCTGCGACGCCGTCGCTGGAGGACGTGGTCGACCGGATCCAGGACCGGGTCACGGCGCGGCTCTCCACGAAGGACGTGCTCGACGACCTCGACCGGGGGAGGCGGCGCGAGTGA